From the Cupriavidus necator N-1 genome, one window contains:
- a CDS encoding SDR family oxidoreductase, with protein sequence MSQRTEGKIAIITGAASGVGKEDALLLAREGARVVLTDLNEEAGHALAREIGETALFVPHDIASEAGWQQVMARTEKQFGAPSVLVNNAAILMLGSVEDATLEQWQRVMRINADGYFLGCKYGVAAMKAGGGSIVNMSSVAALGGMGAFCAYSASKGAVAALTRAVAGLCKQSGYRIRCNSIHPDGILTPMTAAFLPGGATALPEEVGGAEPMQRMCHPRDVANLVLFLASDESRFINGAELRIDNAQTIMGVA encoded by the coding sequence ATGAGCCAACGTACTGAAGGAAAGATCGCCATCATCACCGGGGCCGCCAGCGGCGTCGGCAAGGAAGACGCACTGCTGCTGGCGCGCGAAGGCGCGCGCGTGGTGCTGACCGACCTCAACGAGGAAGCGGGCCATGCCCTGGCGCGCGAGATCGGCGAGACCGCGCTGTTCGTGCCGCATGACATCGCCAGCGAAGCGGGCTGGCAGCAGGTGATGGCGCGCACCGAAAAGCAATTCGGCGCGCCCAGCGTGCTGGTCAACAATGCCGCCATCCTGATGCTGGGTTCGGTCGAGGACGCCACGCTGGAGCAATGGCAGCGCGTGATGCGCATCAATGCAGACGGCTACTTCCTCGGCTGCAAGTACGGCGTGGCCGCGATGAAGGCGGGCGGCGGCAGCATCGTCAATATGTCGTCGGTGGCGGCGCTGGGCGGCATGGGTGCGTTCTGCGCCTACAGCGCCAGCAAGGGCGCGGTGGCCGCGCTGACGCGCGCGGTGGCGGGACTCTGCAAGCAGAGCGGCTACCGGATCCGCTGCAACTCGATCCACCCGGACGGCATCCTCACGCCGATGACCGCGGCCTTCCTGCCGGGCGGTGCCACGGCCCTGCCGGAGGAGGTGGGCGGCGCCGAGCCGATGCAGCGCATGTGCCATCCGCGCGACGTGGCCAACCTGGTGCTGTTCCTGGCCTCCGACGAATCGCGCTTTATCAACGGTGCGGAACTGCGCATCGACAATGCGCAGACCATCATGGGCGTGGCCTGA
- a CDS encoding ferredoxin--NADP reductase codes for MAPVQFHRLQIAEVVTETDQAHSLVFALPDGLRDAFAYRPGQFLTLRVPVDGVPLQRCYSLSSTPEVDNALRVTIKRVQSGRVSNWICDHLGAGDTVEVMPPAGVFTPPALHGDFLLLAGGSGITPVLSIAKAALRHGRGAVTLVYANRDERSIIFREALAELVRSHPGRMRVIHWLDSVQGPPTQRQIEELVRPWSVAQCFVCGPGPFMDGAQAALQALGVPRGQLHVERFVSLPDVPVAKAPASGPPARGTPPASPAPAMRGAALTVQLDGETHHVSVAPDETVLDALQRAGVAAPNSCRAGLCGACMCQVTQGDVTLGENHVLDRADLEAGWTLACQARPSSGEIHLKFPD; via the coding sequence ATGGCGCCAGTGCAATTCCACCGGCTGCAGATCGCCGAAGTCGTCACGGAAACGGACCAGGCGCATTCGCTGGTATTCGCGCTGCCGGACGGCCTGCGCGATGCGTTTGCCTACCGTCCCGGGCAGTTCCTGACCCTGCGCGTGCCCGTGGACGGCGTGCCGCTGCAGCGCTGCTATTCGCTGTCGAGCACGCCTGAGGTGGACAACGCCCTGCGCGTGACGATCAAGCGCGTGCAGAGCGGGCGCGTGTCCAACTGGATCTGCGACCATCTGGGCGCGGGCGATACGGTCGAGGTGATGCCGCCCGCCGGGGTGTTCACCCCGCCTGCGCTGCATGGCGATTTCCTGCTGCTGGCCGGCGGCAGCGGCATCACCCCGGTGCTGTCGATCGCCAAGGCGGCGCTGCGCCACGGGCGCGGCGCGGTCACGCTGGTCTATGCCAACCGCGACGAACGCTCCATCATCTTCCGCGAGGCGCTTGCCGAACTGGTGCGCAGCCACCCAGGCCGGATGCGCGTGATCCACTGGCTCGACAGCGTGCAGGGGCCCCCGACGCAGCGCCAGATTGAGGAACTGGTGCGGCCGTGGAGTGTGGCACAGTGCTTTGTCTGCGGACCCGGCCCGTTCATGGACGGCGCCCAGGCCGCGCTGCAAGCACTGGGCGTGCCGCGCGGGCAGCTGCATGTGGAGCGCTTCGTGTCCTTGCCCGATGTGCCGGTGGCAAAGGCGCCGGCAAGCGGGCCGCCAGCGCGGGGGACACCCCCGGCGTCCCCCGCGCCCGCGATGCGCGGTGCCGCACTGACCGTGCAGCTCGACGGCGAGACCCACCATGTCAGCGTGGCGCCGGACGAAACCGTGCTCGACGCGCTGCAGCGCGCCGGCGTGGCCGCGCCCAACTCCTGCCGCGCCGGGCTGTGCGGCGCCTGCATGTGCCAGGTGACGCAGGGCGACGTGACGCTCGGCGAGAACCATGTGCTCGACCGCGCCGACCTGGAGGCGGGCTGGACCCTGGCTTGCCAGGCCCGCCCGTCCAGCGGCGAAATCCACCTGAAGTTCCCGGATTGA
- a CDS encoding FadD3 family acyl-CoA ligase gives MTPSDIIDAIAAPAGLDLDLAAANDDIAATIPELVRRAARRHGERIAIQEDGLRLTYAALDASRIQAARALMALGVQPCDRVAVWAPNFSEWIIAALATHSIGAALVPLNTRMKGAEAGAVLADSGARLLFCVDGFLGESYPQMLAPHRPATLERLVILRPGQGRAPGPDELAWEAFLALAPQADMAAFAKREEGVRGDTLMDIMFTSGTTGRPKGVMTDHAQNLRAVDGWAAITGVRPGDRYLIVNPFFHTFGYKAGWLAALSRGATVLPHLVFDAEAVMTRVENERITVLPGPPTLYQTLLNAPRLREFDLSSLRVAVTGASAIAPALIQRMRDELGFDTIITGYGLTESCGFATLTRAGDDAETVAATSGRAMRGIEIRCIDGQGQPVATGEPGEVLVRGYNVMQGYFGLPEATAEAIDSDGWLHTGDVGTLDARGYLRITDRIKDMFIVGGFNCYPAEVEKLLVAHPAVAQVAVVGMPHERLGEVGRAYVVLRHGARVDAETLIAWARRHMANYKVPREVLFVTSLPVSAAGKVLKYQLREA, from the coding sequence ATGACCCCATCTGACATCATCGACGCCATTGCGGCACCGGCCGGCCTCGACCTCGACCTCGCCGCCGCCAACGACGACATTGCCGCGACCATTCCCGAGCTGGTGCGGCGCGCGGCCAGGCGCCACGGCGAGCGCATCGCCATCCAGGAAGACGGGCTGCGCCTCACCTACGCCGCGCTCGACGCCAGCCGGATACAGGCGGCCAGGGCGCTGATGGCGCTGGGCGTGCAGCCCTGCGACCGCGTTGCCGTCTGGGCGCCAAACTTCTCCGAATGGATCATCGCTGCGCTGGCCACGCACAGCATAGGCGCGGCGCTGGTGCCGCTCAACACGCGCATGAAGGGGGCCGAAGCCGGTGCCGTGCTGGCCGACAGCGGCGCGCGCCTGCTGTTCTGCGTCGACGGTTTCCTCGGCGAAAGCTATCCGCAGATGCTGGCGCCGCACCGCCCCGCCACGCTGGAACGGCTGGTGATCCTGCGCCCCGGGCAGGGCCGGGCGCCGGGCCCCGACGAGCTGGCATGGGAGGCCTTCCTCGCGCTGGCGCCACAGGCGGACATGGCGGCGTTCGCCAAGCGCGAGGAAGGCGTGCGCGGCGACACGCTGATGGACATCATGTTCACCTCGGGCACCACCGGGCGCCCCAAGGGCGTGATGACCGACCACGCGCAGAACCTGCGCGCCGTCGACGGCTGGGCCGCCATCACCGGGGTGCGGCCGGGCGACCGCTACCTGATCGTCAATCCGTTCTTCCATACCTTCGGCTACAAGGCCGGATGGCTCGCCGCGCTGTCGCGCGGGGCCACGGTGCTGCCCCACCTGGTGTTCGACGCCGAGGCCGTGATGACGCGCGTGGAGAACGAACGCATCACGGTGCTGCCCGGGCCGCCGACGCTCTACCAGACCCTGCTCAACGCGCCGCGCCTGCGTGAGTTCGACCTGTCATCACTGCGTGTCGCGGTGACCGGCGCCTCGGCGATTGCGCCCGCGCTGATCCAGCGCATGCGCGACGAACTGGGCTTCGACACCATCATCACCGGCTACGGCCTGACCGAGTCGTGCGGCTTTGCCACGCTGACCCGCGCCGGCGACGACGCCGAAACCGTCGCTGCCACCTCCGGCCGCGCCATGCGGGGCATCGAGATCCGCTGCATTGACGGGCAGGGGCAGCCGGTCGCCACCGGCGAGCCGGGCGAGGTGCTGGTGCGGGGCTACAACGTGATGCAGGGCTACTTCGGCCTGCCCGAAGCCACCGCCGAAGCCATCGACAGCGACGGCTGGCTGCATACCGGCGATGTCGGCACGCTCGATGCGCGCGGCTACCTGCGCATCACCGACCGCATCAAGGACATGTTTATCGTGGGCGGCTTCAACTGCTACCCGGCGGAGGTGGAGAAGCTGCTGGTGGCGCATCCGGCCGTGGCCCAGGTGGCGGTGGTGGGCATGCCGCACGAGCGGCTGGGTGAAGTGGGGCGTGCCTACGTGGTGCTGCGCCACGGCGCGCGCGTGGACGCCGAAACCCTGATCGCCTGGGCGCGCCGGCACATGGCCAACTACAAGGTGCCGCGCGAGGTGCTGTTCGTGACGTCGCTGCCGGTCAGCGCGGCAGGCAAGGTGCTGAAGTACCAGTTGCGCGAAGCCTGA
- a CDS encoding nuclear transport factor 2 family protein → MNKEPIMTDIAAIADRVARLEAAEAIRALKLRYLRACDDKDPDAMRACFVPDNAHIHYDRIGSFAGREALVQCFAELACRPTLREMHFAGQADIRVLDDNTAQGSWDLAYLALDDASGSRTFLTGRYADEYVRVDGAWLIRSTGFTTGLLSQGG, encoded by the coding sequence ATGAACAAGGAACCGATCATGACCGACATTGCTGCCATTGCCGACCGCGTCGCGCGGCTTGAAGCCGCGGAGGCGATCCGCGCGCTCAAGCTACGCTACCTGCGCGCTTGCGATGACAAGGACCCGGACGCGATGCGTGCCTGCTTCGTGCCGGACAACGCGCATATCCACTATGACCGGATCGGCAGCTTTGCCGGCCGCGAGGCGCTGGTGCAGTGCTTTGCGGAGCTGGCGTGCCGGCCGACGTTGCGGGAGATGCATTTTGCGGGGCAGGCGGATATCCGTGTGCTGGATGACAACACGGCGCAGGGTAGCTGGGATCTGGCCTACCTGGCGCTGGATGATGCCAGTGGTTCGCGTACCTTCCTGACCGGGCGCTATGCGGATGAGTATGTGCGGGTTGATGGTGCCTGGCTGATCCGGTCGACGGGGTTCACGACGGGGTTGTTGTCGCAGGGAGGGTAG
- a CDS encoding SDR family NAD(P)-dependent oxidoreductase: protein MKQAEQAIVAVITGGSRGAGKGIALALGAAGATVYVTGRTEQEGSAPLPGTIHATAREIDALGGRGIAVACDHRDDAQVARLFGRVREESGRIDILVNNATFLHDELIMPGPFWQKPLEMAGILDVGLRSGYVASWHAAPIMAAQGRGLIVFTSSFGANCYMHGPAYGAQKAGIDKFAHDMAVDLRPCGVAAVSLWMGPLRTARTLRVWEKHPDKYAGFAPVAETPEFTGRIIDALYRDPTLMDKSGRVLIGAEAALAYGIVDAEGVQPPSYRQALGGPPPVHPAIVE from the coding sequence ATGAAGCAGGCGGAACAGGCCATCGTCGCCGTCATCACGGGCGGCTCGCGCGGTGCCGGCAAGGGCATCGCGCTGGCGCTCGGCGCGGCAGGCGCTACGGTGTACGTGACCGGACGCACCGAGCAGGAAGGCAGCGCGCCGCTGCCCGGCACCATCCACGCCACGGCGCGCGAGATCGATGCGCTGGGCGGGCGCGGCATCGCGGTCGCGTGCGACCATCGCGACGATGCGCAGGTGGCGCGCCTGTTCGGGCGTGTGCGCGAGGAATCCGGTCGGATCGACATCCTGGTCAACAATGCGACCTTCCTGCACGACGAGCTCATCATGCCGGGGCCGTTCTGGCAGAAGCCGCTGGAGATGGCCGGCATCCTCGACGTGGGCCTGCGCTCAGGCTACGTCGCCAGCTGGCATGCCGCGCCCATCATGGCCGCGCAGGGCCGCGGGCTGATCGTGTTCACCTCGTCATTCGGCGCCAACTGCTATATGCACGGTCCGGCCTATGGGGCGCAAAAAGCGGGCATCGACAAGTTCGCGCACGACATGGCGGTCGACCTGCGGCCCTGCGGCGTCGCGGCGGTGTCGCTGTGGATGGGGCCACTGCGCACGGCCCGCACGCTGCGGGTATGGGAGAAGCATCCGGACAAGTACGCGGGCTTCGCGCCGGTGGCGGAGACGCCGGAGTTCACGGGCCGCATTATCGATGCGCTGTATCGCGATCCCACGTTGATGGACAAATCCGGCCGCGTGCTGATCGGCGCCGAGGCGGCGCTGGCCTATGGCATCGTCGATGCCGAAGGGGTGCAGCCGCCGTCGTACCGGCAGGCACTGGGCGGGCCGCCACCGGTGCATCCGGCGATTGTGGAATAG
- a CDS encoding nuclear transport factor 2 family protein produces the protein MSELECKEAIHALTCRYAQAVDRRDFPKLAALFTADAWLSGPGFRMDGPQAIADGMASLGQYSATQHHVHQQLVEVDGDTATGETYCVANHLYEQDCVPRKLDWGIRYQDRFVRRDGQWRIAARELLVDWTQDLPLRGA, from the coding sequence ATGTCCGAACTGGAGTGCAAAGAAGCCATCCATGCCCTGACCTGCCGCTATGCGCAGGCGGTGGACCGGCGCGATTTCCCGAAACTAGCGGCGCTGTTCACGGCGGACGCATGGCTGAGCGGGCCGGGCTTCCGCATGGACGGACCGCAGGCGATTGCTGACGGCATGGCATCGCTCGGGCAGTACAGCGCCACGCAGCATCACGTGCACCAGCAACTGGTCGAAGTCGATGGCGATACCGCGACCGGCGAGACCTATTGCGTGGCCAACCACCTGTACGAGCAGGACTGCGTGCCGCGCAAGCTGGACTGGGGCATCCGCTACCAGGACCGCTTCGTGCGGCGCGACGGCCAGTGGCGCATTGCCGCGCGCGAGCTGTTGGTGGACTGGACGCAGGACCTGCCGCTGCGGGGGGCATGA
- a CDS encoding SDR family NAD(P)-dependent oxidoreductase encodes MMTTRVLEGKTALVTGGAGGIGAASALALLRDGAAVVLMGRRREALEAARRSLRAQVAGATVAISVGDACREDDVQAALQQAWELERRLDIVVATVGGGGFRPLLMHDAASLMAELELNIASAFLAVRHASPLMAPRGGAIVCISSNAARMTCRWLSAYCAAKAGLEAFVRAAAEELAGCGIRVNAVRPGLTRSGATGPMFDNPAILDKFVAQMPLGRAGEPDDIASAVRYLAGPESGWVTGQSIAVDGGSELRGNPILDETVAAVYGEAALQAVLAGRIPEAG; translated from the coding sequence ATGATGACGACCCGTGTACTGGAAGGCAAGACGGCCCTCGTCACCGGCGGCGCCGGCGGCATCGGCGCGGCCAGCGCGCTGGCGCTGCTGCGCGACGGCGCGGCGGTGGTCCTCATGGGGCGGCGGCGCGAAGCGCTGGAGGCGGCACGGCGCAGCCTGCGCGCGCAGGTGGCCGGCGCCACCGTGGCAATCAGCGTCGGCGACGCTTGCCGCGAGGATGACGTGCAGGCCGCGCTGCAGCAGGCCTGGGAGCTGGAGCGGCGCCTCGACATCGTGGTCGCGACCGTTGGCGGCGGCGGTTTCCGTCCGCTGCTGATGCATGACGCGGCCTCGCTGATGGCGGAGCTGGAGCTGAACATCGCCAGCGCGTTCCTGGCGGTGCGCCACGCGTCGCCGCTGATGGCACCGCGTGGCGGCGCGATCGTCTGTATCTCGTCGAACGCGGCGCGCATGACCTGCCGCTGGCTGTCGGCATACTGCGCCGCCAAGGCGGGGCTGGAAGCGTTCGTGCGCGCCGCGGCCGAGGAGCTGGCGGGATGCGGCATCCGCGTCAATGCGGTGCGGCCGGGGCTCACCCGCTCCGGCGCGACCGGACCGATGTTCGACAACCCGGCCATCCTCGACAAGTTCGTCGCGCAGATGCCGCTGGGCCGCGCCGGCGAACCGGACGACATTGCCAGCGCGGTGCGCTACCTGGCGGGGCCGGAATCGGGCTGGGTGACCGGACAGAGCATCGCCGTGGACGGCGGCAGCGAGCTGCGCGGCAATCCCATCCTCGATGAAACCGTGGCGGCGGTGTATGGCGAAGCCGCGCTGCAGGCCGTGCTAGCCGGCAGGATTCCCGAAGCCGGCTGA
- a CDS encoding glucose 1-dehydrogenase, whose translation MNQVRDKVALVTGAASGVGRADALLLAAEGARVVISDVNQEAGQALAREIGDAAMFVRHDIASEEDWRKAVAATQDRFGRLDVLVNNAAICPLGSIEETSLDSWRQVMRVNADGYFLGCRFGVQAMKGNPAGGSIVVMSSVAALGGLPMMCAYSGAKGAVTALTRSVAVHCKQSGYRIRCNSIHPDGVWTPMTQALVPDLDPAALGIGTDPMARMCQPEDVANLVLFLASDASRFINGAELRIDNAQLISGL comes from the coding sequence ATGAATCAAGTCAGGGACAAGGTTGCGCTGGTCACCGGCGCGGCCAGCGGGGTAGGGCGCGCCGACGCGCTGCTGCTGGCGGCCGAAGGCGCGCGCGTGGTCATCAGCGATGTCAACCAGGAGGCCGGGCAGGCACTGGCCCGCGAGATCGGGGATGCGGCCATGTTCGTGCGCCACGACATTGCCAGCGAAGAGGACTGGCGCAAGGCCGTGGCCGCCACACAGGACCGCTTCGGCCGGCTCGACGTGCTGGTCAACAATGCGGCCATCTGTCCGCTCGGGTCGATCGAGGAAACCTCGCTCGACAGCTGGCGGCAGGTCATGCGCGTCAATGCCGACGGCTATTTCCTGGGCTGCAGGTTCGGTGTGCAGGCAATGAAGGGCAACCCCGCCGGGGGCTCCATCGTGGTGATGTCGTCGGTGGCGGCGCTGGGCGGGCTGCCGATGATGTGCGCATACAGCGGCGCCAAGGGCGCCGTTACCGCGCTGACGCGCAGCGTCGCCGTGCACTGCAAGCAAAGCGGCTACCGGATCCGCTGCAACTCGATCCATCCCGATGGCGTCTGGACGCCGATGACGCAGGCGCTGGTGCCGGACCTGGATCCGGCCGCGCTCGGCATCGGCACCGACCCGATGGCACGCATGTGCCAGCCGGAGGATGTGGCCAACCTAGTCCTGTTCCTGGCTTCGGACGCGTCGCGCTTTATCAATGGCGCCGAATTGCGCATCGATAACGCGCAGTTGATCTCGGGGCTGTAA
- a CDS encoding NAD-dependent epimerase/dehydratase family protein produces the protein MKILIVGGTGMIGGHAALHLRSRGHEVTIAGRNRPAAGTALGGLDFLRCDYIANDVPAAQLGAFDALVFAAGNDVRHVPPGGDEAAHWERANIEGVPRFLRAARAAGIRVAVYVGSFYPQAQPQLAEDNAYIRSRKLADEGVRALATDAFRVSSVNAPFVVGTVPGLMVPMFKAYTDYARGNFAPMPDFAPPGGVNFISATSLSEAIEGALLRGENGKAYLVGDENLSFQDYFGAFFRDAGRPVPPVIDQEHPLLPDSAICFGRGNTLYYEPDAAETALLGYRRRDILRTVGEIVAQYS, from the coding sequence ATGAAGATACTGATCGTCGGCGGCACCGGCATGATCGGGGGCCACGCGGCCCTGCACCTGCGCAGCCGCGGGCACGAGGTCACCATCGCGGGGCGCAACCGCCCCGCGGCTGGCACGGCGCTGGGCGGGCTGGACTTCCTGCGCTGCGACTACATCGCCAACGACGTGCCGGCCGCGCAGCTCGGCGCCTTCGACGCGCTGGTCTTCGCCGCCGGCAACGACGTGCGCCACGTGCCGCCTGGCGGCGACGAAGCCGCACACTGGGAACGCGCCAACATCGAGGGCGTGCCGCGTTTCCTGCGCGCGGCGCGCGCTGCCGGGATCCGGGTCGCCGTCTACGTCGGCAGCTTCTACCCGCAGGCGCAGCCGCAGCTGGCCGAGGACAACGCCTATATCCGCTCGCGCAAGCTGGCCGATGAAGGCGTGCGCGCGCTGGCCACCGATGCCTTCCGCGTGAGCAGCGTGAACGCGCCGTTCGTCGTGGGCACGGTGCCGGGCCTGATGGTCCCGATGTTCAAGGCCTATACCGACTACGCCCGCGGCAACTTTGCGCCGATGCCGGATTTCGCGCCGCCCGGCGGCGTCAATTTCATCTCGGCCACTTCGCTCTCGGAAGCGATCGAAGGCGCGCTGTTGCGCGGTGAAAACGGCAAGGCTTACCTGGTAGGTGACGAGAACCTGTCGTTCCAGGATTATTTCGGCGCCTTCTTCCGCGACGCGGGCCGCCCGGTGCCGCCTGTCATCGACCAGGAGCACCCGTTGCTGCCGGACTCGGCCATCTGCTTCGGCAGGGGCAACACCCTCTACTACGAGCCGGATGCGGCCGAGACCGCCCTGCTCGGCTATCGGCGCCGCGACATCCTGCGCACGGTCGGCGAGATCGTGGCGCAGTACAGCTAG
- a CDS encoding SDR family NAD(P)-dependent oxidoreductase yields the protein MDFTDKTVLVTGGGAGIGLAAAQAFLEQGARVALIEIDEQRAEQARELLNKPGTEMLVVQGDATDAGIVRELAAQVEQRFGVLDVLVNNVGDFLRIAKPFELYADDEIASLYAANLGHVFTVTRAMLPLLRRSTAGSIVTVSSIEAFRGIPYCSVYGAFKAAITGFTQSLALELAPAGIRVNLIAPETTETPQVPVSQMVAAEHQHHIPRWIPLGRFGTPRDIADGILFLASPRAAWITGTALHVNGGALAAAGWYRDPKGAWTNMPVIGGNGMNL from the coding sequence ATGGATTTCACCGACAAGACCGTGCTGGTCACCGGCGGCGGCGCCGGCATCGGGCTCGCCGCCGCGCAAGCCTTCCTGGAACAGGGTGCGCGCGTGGCGCTGATCGAGATCGACGAACAGCGCGCCGAGCAGGCCCGGGAGTTGCTGAACAAGCCCGGCACGGAAATGCTGGTGGTACAGGGCGATGCCACCGATGCCGGCATCGTGCGCGAACTGGCTGCGCAGGTCGAACAGCGTTTCGGAGTGCTGGACGTGCTGGTCAACAACGTCGGCGATTTCCTGCGCATCGCCAAGCCGTTCGAGCTCTATGCCGACGACGAGATCGCCAGCCTCTACGCCGCCAACCTGGGCCACGTCTTCACCGTCACGCGCGCCATGCTGCCACTGCTGCGGCGCAGTACTGCCGGCAGCATCGTCACGGTGTCGTCGATCGAGGCCTTCCGCGGCATTCCGTACTGCAGCGTCTACGGCGCCTTCAAGGCTGCCATCACCGGCTTCACGCAGAGCCTGGCGCTGGAGCTGGCGCCGGCGGGCATCCGCGTCAACCTGATCGCCCCCGAGACCACCGAAACGCCGCAGGTTCCGGTGTCGCAGATGGTCGCGGCGGAACACCAGCACCATATCCCGCGCTGGATTCCGCTGGGCCGCTTCGGCACGCCGCGCGACATTGCCGACGGCATCCTGTTCCTGGCCAGCCCGCGCGCGGCCTGGATCACCGGCACGGCGCTGCATGTCAATGGCGGCGCGCTGGCCGCGGCCGGCTGGTATCGCGACCCCAAGGGCGCGTGGACCAACATGCCGGTCATCGGCGGCAACGGCATGAACCTCTGA
- a CDS encoding helix-turn-helix transcriptional regulator has product MLMATVEAQGVASPWFAQSGLSLPHFSALLAAVYEGPMEPVPWGRALEMLRKQLGASYVSFILRSPASDRSGIAVHASQHGTSLEAEASYNTYYYAIDPFINLPTDRAVTVDEAMGPGNWCRSEIYRQFLQPLGVRYLLGADIRTEDGVECRLRVCRQHDAQDFSEVDKAACATILPHLRRAVRLHSRLDVVESERSLYAGAIDRMLVGMVILDAAGAILKKNAEADEILAENDGIRLNGGNFEIAYAQESRKFQYLLRRAQMGHHGSAPALAEAMSITRPSGRGKLGVLIRTIPLSEWSEDHRHRPACAVFIRDPERKSRASHEVVRKLFDLTPAETALALVLADGMTLDEAAEALGTSKNTARAHLRAIFSKTGVTRQATLVRMLLSSVVTLG; this is encoded by the coding sequence ATGTTGATGGCGACCGTTGAGGCGCAAGGGGTGGCGTCGCCCTGGTTTGCGCAGTCCGGACTGAGCCTGCCGCATTTCAGCGCGCTGCTGGCGGCGGTCTATGAAGGGCCGATGGAACCCGTGCCCTGGGGCCGCGCGCTGGAAATGCTGCGCAAGCAACTTGGTGCCAGCTATGTGAGCTTCATCCTGCGCTCGCCCGCGAGCGACCGCAGTGGCATCGCGGTGCACGCGTCGCAGCACGGCACTTCGCTGGAGGCCGAGGCGTCGTACAACACCTACTACTACGCCATCGATCCCTTTATCAACCTGCCTACCGACCGGGCCGTGACGGTCGACGAAGCGATGGGCCCCGGCAACTGGTGCCGCAGCGAGATCTACCGGCAGTTCCTGCAGCCGCTTGGCGTGCGCTACCTGCTGGGCGCGGACATCCGCACCGAAGACGGGGTCGAGTGCCGGCTGCGCGTCTGCCGCCAGCACGACGCGCAGGACTTCTCCGAGGTGGACAAGGCGGCCTGCGCCACCATCCTGCCGCACCTGAGGCGCGCGGTCCGGCTGCATTCCAGGCTGGATGTGGTCGAATCGGAGCGCAGCCTCTATGCGGGCGCGATCGACCGCATGCTGGTGGGCATGGTCATCCTCGACGCAGCCGGCGCAATCCTGAAGAAAAATGCGGAAGCCGATGAGATCCTGGCGGAGAACGACGGCATCCGCCTCAATGGCGGCAACTTCGAGATCGCCTACGCACAGGAAAGCCGCAAGTTCCAGTACCTGCTGCGCCGCGCCCAGATGGGGCACCACGGCAGCGCGCCGGCGCTGGCCGAAGCCATGTCGATCACCCGCCCCTCGGGGCGCGGCAAGCTGGGCGTGCTGATCCGCACCATTCCGCTCAGCGAATGGTCGGAAGACCACCGGCATCGCCCGGCCTGCGCTGTCTTTATCCGCGATCCCGAGCGCAAGTCGCGCGCCTCGCACGAGGTGGTGCGCAAGCTGTTCGACCTCACGCCCGCCGAGACCGCACTGGCACTGGTGCTTGCCGACGGCATGACGCTTGACGAAGCCGCCGAGGCGCTGGGCACCAGCAAGAACACGGCGCGCGCCCACCTGCGCGCGATTTTCTCCAAGACCGGGGTCACGCGGCAGGCCACGCTGGTGCGCATGCTGCTGAGCAGCGTCGTGACGCTCGGCTGA
- a CDS encoding EthD domain-containing protein, translating into MEKVIYIVWRESQTEPGEFARRLRTTLADKLLALGARGLQVNVADDAVLPAAGLRQANTRPQMDGLVSVWMDSAIDCLRQPFDQAIEAAVGRMAGYLVTESQPIRNTRFPAAPGERTPGFAQLAFLTRPPRLTPQAWLDIWHNHHTPVAVETQDNFLYVQNVVVRPVTYAAPHYDAIVEEGFPDAAMTDPQAFFDAAGDEGKFQRNLQAMMESCQRFIDFDKIDVIPTSQYLVRPAAA; encoded by the coding sequence ATGGAAAAAGTCATCTATATCGTCTGGCGCGAATCTCAGACCGAGCCGGGGGAGTTCGCGCGCCGGCTGCGCACGACGCTTGCGGACAAGCTATTGGCGCTGGGCGCGCGCGGACTGCAGGTGAACGTGGCCGATGACGCGGTGTTGCCGGCCGCGGGCCTGCGCCAGGCGAATACCCGCCCGCAGATGGATGGGCTGGTCTCGGTCTGGATGGACAGCGCCATCGACTGCCTGCGGCAGCCGTTCGACCAGGCGATCGAGGCCGCCGTGGGCCGCATGGCCGGCTACCTTGTGACGGAGTCCCAGCCCATCCGCAATACACGTTTCCCGGCCGCGCCGGGCGAACGCACGCCCGGCTTCGCGCAGCTTGCCTTCCTTACCCGGCCGCCCCGGCTTACGCCGCAGGCCTGGCTGGACATCTGGCACAACCACCACACGCCGGTGGCGGTCGAGACCCAGGACAACTTCCTCTACGTGCAGAACGTGGTGGTGCGGCCGGTCACCTACGCCGCGCCGCACTACGACGCCATTGTCGAAGAGGGCTTCCCCGATGCGGCGATGACCGACCCGCAGGCGTTCTTCGACGCGGCCGGCGACGAAGGCAAGTTCCAGCGCAACCTGCAGGCCATGATGGAAAGCTGCCAGCGCTTCATCGACTTCGACAAGATCGACGTGATTCCCACCAGCCAGTACCTCGTGCGCCCGGCGGCGGCCTGA